A region from the Brassica napus cultivar Da-Ae chromosome C8, Da-Ae, whole genome shotgun sequence genome encodes:
- the LOC106453174 gene encoding uncharacterized protein LOC106453174, with the protein MCFRSSLEDLVLKQRPELVLSPKTRYLFDLLCFHYQLHNHTATTNSNIAQSLRQKLNSDKLVQVPLRMVRLMDEGNTLMEESSDVEFACGDPKVEPRVGDEFQAEIPPMMSASKRALFLSTPLPLDDSSYSFLVGQPVQVMWIDKHQNGQVNGDDDSIDMNQSLKSLRTKRTRSSAKNDKKQRMNLEAVPEIPSSSWEDHEVASFVLGLYTFGKNFTQVKKFMESKGTGEIVLYYYGKFYNSASYHSWSDSRKKRRRKCVYGRKLYTGWRQQLLLSRLIPSISDESQKQTLVNVSKSFAEGNITLEKYISLVKDLVSLKLLVEAVGIGKGKEDLTVITSGPPVKTKPWFTVSPKSSSSVPGLDAYTSLTSADIINQLTGSSRRLSKARCSDIFWEAVWPRLLARGWRSEQPKERGYFASKDNIVFIVPGVKEFSRGELVKGDDYFDSVSDILTKVASEPELLEFETGGELREGDANAENSSGQSDEESSPSDSQRHRYLKSPCSNRGTLQMNFTVVDTSLAAGGKLCDSRNLSAEPLVCSESKTRLGDKLDCQNVEMPPSDGRKKDYIGEESSIKEEEETLEKVKDPSKRLIKHRSNQRVETDDRSVSSAPSLKRRRLSACVRSEKSLSRESSVFKHSPGDETKSTVCPEVDHLGLCAVQNQNGTSEEMNEEDKERYETDYMNLSDQSKKTRAGPSSAVVKIEEMPEEIRTSPHELISSEQEPNGCCSVSDSDKKRATIVPKQEQAVELPSIPGSNSYPSNDLGTTQELGSSEQQQQHDNTDAPRRQSTRKRPLTTRALEALESSYLTTKEMKSTVKPRKRAKKNRSAKTCNRAQPLPDNGNARLEKRGEDESKATDQIEDSKPTLPLNGETTASTALDQRQDSEPVLTERPKLPPIVLKFSLKRSR; encoded by the exons ATGTGCTTTCGTTCCTCTCTCGAAGACTTGGTGTTGAAACAGCGACCAGAGCTCGTCCTCTCTCCGAAAACACGATACTTGTTCGATCTCCTTTGCTTTCATTACCAACTCCACAATCATACAGCCACCACAAACTCCAACATTGCTCAAAGTTTGAGACAGAAACTAAACTCAG ACAAGCTCGTCCAGGTTCCTCTAAGAATGGTTCGTCTGATGGATGAGGGAAACACTCTTATGGAAGAATCCTCTGATGTTGAGTTTGCATGTGGAGATCCAAAAGTTGAGCCTCGTGTTGGAGATGAGTTCCAGGCCGAGATTCCTCCTATGATGTCTGCATCTAAACGTGCATTGTTTCTCTCCACTCCTCTACCTTTGGATGATTCCTCATATTCCTTTCTCGTCGGACAACCTGTCCAAGTAATGTGGATAGACAAGCATCAAAACGGTCAAGTAAACGGAGATGATGATAGTATTGACATGAACCAGTCTTTGAAATCTTTAAGAACAAAAAGAACTCGCTCCTCCGCCAAGAATGACAAGAAGCAAAGAATGAATCTTGAGGCTGTTCCGGAGATACCATCCAGCTCTTGGGAAGATCATGAGGTGGCTAGCTTCGTTCTTGGTCTGTACACATTCGGGAAGAACTTTACTCAGGTGAAGAAGTTCATGGAGAGCAAAGGAACAGGAGAGATAGTGTTGTACTACTATGGGAAGTTCTACAATTCAGCTAGTTACCACAGCTGGTCTGATTCACGCAAGAAGCGGAGGCGGAAGTGTGTGTACGGAAGAAAGCTTTATACAGGTTGGAGGCAACAGCTGTTGTTGTCCCGTTTGATTCCTTCTATCTCTGATGAATCTCAGAAGCAAACACTTGTGAAT GTCTCAAAGTCATTTGCTGAAGGGAACATCACTCTTGAGAAATACATAAGCTTGGTGAAGGATCTTGTGTCTCTCAAGCTTTTGGTTGAAGCTGTGGGGATTGGTAAAGGAAAAGAAGATCTCACGGTTATTACATCAGGACCACCAGTGAAGACCAAACCATGGTTCACGGTTTCTCCaaaatcttcttcttccgtccCTGGCTTAGATGCTTACACTTCACTCACATCTGCCGACATAATAAACCAGTTAACCGGCAGTTCACGACGTCTAAGCAAAGCGCGTTGCAGTGATATCTTCTGGGAAGCTGTGTGGCCGCGTCTGCTAGCCAGAGGATGGCGTTCGGAGCAGCCCAAGGAGCGAGGCTATTTTGCTTCTAAGGATAACATTGTGTTCATCGTCCCTGGCGTGAAAGAGTTTTCGAGAGGGGAGCTTGTTAAAGGCGATGATTACTTTGATTCCGTTAGTGACATTCTGACAAAGGTTGCTTCGGAGCCTGAGCTGCTTGAGTTTGAAACAGGAGGAGAGTTACGGGAAGGAGACGCCAATGCAGAGAACTCTTCTGGCCAATCTGATGAAGAGTCTTCCCCATCTGATAGTCAAAGACATCGTTACTTAAAGTCTCCATGTTCTAACCGTGGAACTCTTCAAATGAACTTCACTGTTGTGGACACTAGTTTGGCTGCAGGAGGGAAGCTGTGTGATTCACGGAATCTGAGTGCAGAACCTCTAGTTTGTTCTGAGTCCAAGACTCGTTTAGGAGATAAACTGGACTGTCAGAATGTGGAAATGCCCCCAAGTGATGGCAGGAAAAAGGATTATATAGGGGAAGAATCTAGTataaaggaggaggaggagacttTGGAGAAGGTCAAGGATCCATCAAAGAGGCTGATCAAGCATAGGTCTAACCAACGAGTAGAAACTGATGATCGTTCAGTAAGTTCTGCTCCATCGTTGAAACGCAGACGGCTCAGTGCTTGCGTGAGAAGTGAGAAAAGCCTTTCAAGAGAGAGTTCAGTGTTCAAACATTCACCGGGTGATGAGACAAAGAGCACGGTATGTCCTGAAGTAGATCACTTAGGTTTATGCGCTGTCCAAAACCAAAATGGCACTAGTGAAGAGATGaatgaagaagacaaagagagaTATGAAACTGATTATATGAACTTGTCTGATCAATCAAAAAAGACTAGAGCTGGACCGTCTTCTGCGGTTGTAAAGATCGAAGAAATGCCAGAGGAGATAAGAACATCCCCACATGAACTCATTTCGTCAGAACAAGAACCAAACGGGTGCTGTTCAGTGTCTGACTCAGACAAAAAACGTGCTACCATTGTTCCTAAACAAGAGCAAGCAGTTGAGCTCCCTTCAATTCCAGGCTCTAACAGTTATCCTTCCAATGATCTGGGAACTACTCAAGAACTTGGTTCCTCagagcaacaacaacagcaCGACAATACAGATGCTCCTAGAAGACAGAGCACAAGAAAGCGACCATTAACCACCCGGGCTTTGGAAGCTCTTGAATCCAGTTATCTTACAACCAAGGAAATGAAAAGCACGGTTAAACCAAGAAAACGTGCAAAGAAAAACCGCTCAGCTAAGACGTGTAATAGAGCACAACCTTTGCCAGACAATGGGAATGCACGTTTGGAGAAAAGAGGAGAGGATGAGAGCAAAGCAACAGATCAAATAGAGGATTCAAAGCCTACCCTTCCTCTTAATGGGGAAACAACTGCGAGTACGGCTCTGGATCAAAGACAAGATTCAGAGCCGGTGCTAACTGAACGTCCTAAACTTCCACCTattgttttgaagttttcacTCAAGCGTAGCAGATGA
- the LOC106453173 gene encoding lysine-specific demethylase JMJ25 has product MSGANEQTRSGSGNANGEVTIGIPDELRCKRSDGKQWRCTAMSMPDKTVCEKHYVQAKKRAANSASRASQKKVQRRSSPPLGEADTYSVDDQLVIPPPSSSNGGHASGSTKYDGGIREKRHDKIMSRYLPETPMMRGFSPRVAVDLNDEVDGDDAGMFEESYRSYRRTPPSADRSRERSHQSMSPMEYSGESTDVSEESLGQTCHHCLRKDRERIISCLKCNQRAFCDACISIQYSEIPLEEVEKVCPACRGLCDCKHCLRSDNTIKVRIQGIPVLQKLQYLYRLLSAVLPVIKQIHLDQCTELELEKKLRGAEIDLVRARLKADDQMCCNVCQVPVVDYYRRCPNCSFDLCLRCCQDLRAEIGGTSQTIGERTGVPKLKLNFSNKFPEWEANDDGSIPCPPKEHGGCGSKSLNLARIFKMNWVAKLVKNAEEMVNGCKVSDLCSPELCDNSVYSPSLETVRSDGVATFEKQWSEGRIVVVKRVLDESSLSRWDPETIWRDIEEVSSEHDPFLKAINCLDGSEVEVRLGEFIKAYRDGRNQETGLPLTWRLKDWPSPSASEEFIFYQRPEFIRRFPFLEYIHPRLGLLNVAAKMPHYSLQNDSGPKVIVSCGTYKESDAGDLLTSIHYSMRDMVYLLVHTSEGTKLETVRETNHGPREPDEKMGENESLVSPEEKLMDGEIHDLSPGRANTEKNESEMMSSHNMESSCTSSCAGGVQWDVFRRQDVPKLAEYLQRTFQKPDDSLKFDFVSRPLFEGLFLNEHHKRQLKDEFGVEPWTFEQHRGEAIFIPAGCPFQFRNLQSNVQVALDFLCPESVGESARLAEEIRCLPYDHKAKPQILEIGKISLYAASSAIKEVQKLILNPEFGAELGFEDPNLTKAVSSNLDKVIKRPQQISCT; this is encoded by the exons ATGAGTGGTGCTAACGAGCAAACTCGATCCGGCTCCGGCAACGCCAACGGCGAAGTCACTATCGGGATTCCAGACGAGCTACGTTGCAAGAGGTCAGACGGCAAGCAGTGGAGATGCACCGCGATGTCCATGCCCGACAAGACCGTGTGCGAGAAGCACTACGTCCAGGCCAAGAAGCGCGCTGCTAACTCAGCCTCCCGCGCCAGCCAGAAGAAAGTGCAGAGGAGGAGCTCGCCGCCGTTAGGCGAAGCAGATACTTACTCAGTCGATGATCAGCTCGTGATCCCTCCTCCTAGCAGCAGCAACGGCGGCCACGCCTCTGGCTCCACCAAGTACGATGGTGGTATTAGAGAGAAGAGACACGATAAAATCATGAGTAGGTACTTGCCTGAGACGCCTATGATGAGGGGCTTCTCTCCACGTGTCGCTGTTGATTTGAACGATGAGGTGGATGGTGATGATGCTGGGATGTTCGAAGAGAGCTATAGATCTTATAGGAGGACACCACCGTCTGCGGACCGGTCACGCGAGAGATCTCACCAAAGCATGAGTCCTATG GAATATTCAGGAGAAAGCACAGATGTCTCTGAAGAGTCTTTGGGGCAAACTTGTCATCACTGCCTgagaaaagatagagagagaatcATATCTTGCCTCAAGTGCAATCAAAGAGCCTTCTGCGACGCTTGTATATCGATACA GTACTCGGAGATACCACTTGAAGAAGTAGAGAAAGTTTGCCCTGCGTGCCGTGGTCTGTGTGATTGCAAACACTGCCTTCGTTCTGATAATACAATAAAG GTTAGGATCCAGGGAATACCAGTTTTGCAAAAATTGCAGTATCTTTATCGTCTGTTATCAGCTGTCCTTCCAGTGATAAAGCAAATCCATCTTGATCAATGTACAGAACTAGAGCTAGAAAAGAAGCTTCGTG GAGCTGAGATTGATCTTGTCAGGGCAAGACTGAAAGCTGATGACCAGATGTGCTG CAACGTGTGTCAGGTACCAGTTGTTGACTACTACCGTCGTTGTCCTAACTGCTCATTTGACCTGTGCCTAAGATGCTGTCAAGATCTACGAGCTGAGATTGGTGGGACTAGCCAAACCATAGGAGAGAGAACAGGAGTTCCTAAACTAAAGCTGAACTTTTCAAACAAGTTTCCTGAATGGGAAGCCAACGATGATGGGAGCATCCCCTGCCCTCCTAAGGAACATGGAGGCTGTGGTTCCAAGTCTTTGAACCTCGCTCGCATTTTCAAGATGAATTGGGTTGCAAAGCTTGTGAAAAACGCTGAGGAGATGGTTAACGGCTGCAAGGTATCTGATCTTTGTAGCCCTGAGCTGTGTGACAACTCTGTGTATAGCCCGTCACTTGAAACGGTTAGATCTGATGGAGTAGCTACTTTTGAGAAACAATGGTCAGAGGGTCGGATTGTTGTTGTGAAGAGGGTGCTTGATGAGTCATCTCTCTCTAGATGGGATCCTGAGACTATCTGGAGGGATATAGAAGAGGTTTCATCAGAACATGATCCATTCTTGAAGGCCATAAATTGCTTGGATGGCTCAGAG GTTGAGGTAAGGCTTGGAGAGTTTATAAAAGCATATAGAGATGGAAGGAACCAAGAGACAGGTCTGCCGCTAACGTGGAGGTTAAAGGACTGGCCGAGCCCAAGTGCGTCCGAAGAGTTTATATTCTACCAGAGACCTGAGTTTATCAGAAGGTTTCCGTTTCTTGAGTACATACATCCCCGGTTAGGCCTTCTGAACGTTGCAGCCAAGATGCCTCATTACTCGCTCCAAAACGATTCTGGTCCAAAGGTTATAGTGTCTTGTGGGACGTATAAAGAATCTGATGCTGGCGATTTGTTGACTAGTATACACTACAGCATGCGTGACATG GTATACCTCTTGGTGCACACATCTGAAGGAACAAAACTCGAAACGGTGAGAGAGACAAATCACGGTCCAAGAGAACCTGACGAGAAGATGGGAGAGAATGAGTCACTTGTTAGCCCTGAGGAAAAATTAATGGACGGAGAGATACATGATCTATCACCTGGTAGAGCCAATACCGAGAAGAATGAATCTGAGATGATGTCGAGTCACAATATGGAATCTTCTTGCACGTCTTCATGTGCAGGAGGAGTCCAGTGGGATGTCTTCAGGCGCCAAGACGTCCCAAAGCTGGCCGAGTATTTGCAGAGAACGTTCCAGAAGCCTGATGATAGTCTTAAGTTTGATTTT GTGTCACGTCCGTTGTTTGAAGGGCTGTTCTTAAATGAACACCACAAGAGACAACTAAAAGATGAATTTG GAGTTGAGCCTTGGACGTTTGAGCAACATCGTGGTGAGGCTATCTTCATTCCAGCTGGATGTCCGTTCCAGTTCAGAAATCTTCAG TCAAATGTTCAGGTGGCTCTAGACTTCTTGTGCCCTGAAAGCGTTGGAGAGTCAGCAAGGCTAGCTGAAGAGATCCGGTGTTTACCGTACGACCACAAGGCAAAACCTCAGATTCTAGAG ATAGGGAAGATATCGCTATACGCAGCTAGCTCAGCCATCAAAGAGGTTCAGAAACTGATCCTGAATCCAGA ATTTGGAGCAGAGCTTGGTTTTGAGGACCCTAACCTAACCAAAGCAGTCTCCAGCAACTTGGATAAGGTAATCAAGCGGCCGCAGCAAATCAGCTGCACTTGA